One stretch of Chryseobacterium fluminis DNA includes these proteins:
- a CDS encoding T9SS type A sorting domain-containing protein, giving the protein MKGKLLPIAGLVLSSLFTTLIHAQEYQPLTIQSGLNADVIANGVGPSASSTNSDVDGVNYAFISRDFQLTGSGSPLSYGLPVNGIINTAVGSTSGLSYQLASYSSNNSLRLPAAGSNGTVTFSNPIPVISLFMLATGGSGDCVVDLDVNFSDGSSQSFAAVNISDWYGGSDYAIQGIGRINLTNDNLESGNGTNPRLYQIPLAINAANQSKNVQSVTVTKVSGGVPNIFAFSADAYNACSAPTNIISTTTTTTAVLSWAAPANAPSAGYQYYYSTSSTAPTATTVPSGSVAAGTTSVSLNNLTTGQTYYFWVRSNCGSSQGFWKMKEFVTGQISTTYSAGDINTEYSDLTPTTTSTASCPGTLTVNVPAGFKIKSTSVSYTMTAQAGAWMSEQKSLLVCTTNGNTETEVSSGSSSSGGTYSYNRTGLAIANNLTGNVNFELRAWRMWGDQSLGCDASYNRVDNNTWTVTVTLEPLNLATNETKTEKPILAYPNPFTDVLNIDKADQVKHAVVTDLSGVVVKTFDNPSSGLHLEGVKAGIYILTLTMKDGAVKSTKIIKR; this is encoded by the coding sequence CAGGCCTGGTCCTGTCAAGTTTATTCACAACCCTTATTCACGCGCAGGAATATCAGCCCCTTACCATTCAAAGTGGTTTAAATGCTGATGTTATTGCCAATGGGGTCGGCCCTTCCGCTTCATCTACAAACAGCGATGTTGATGGTGTAAATTATGCCTTTATATCTAGAGATTTTCAACTGACAGGCTCAGGCTCTCCTTTATCCTATGGGCTTCCTGTTAACGGAATCATCAATACGGCTGTGGGATCTACATCCGGGCTGAGTTATCAGCTTGCTTCTTACTCTTCCAACAATTCATTAAGACTTCCTGCTGCAGGAAGCAATGGAACCGTTACATTCTCCAATCCGATTCCGGTTATCAGCCTTTTTATGCTGGCAACGGGTGGCAGCGGAGACTGCGTGGTAGATTTGGATGTTAACTTTTCAGATGGAAGTTCTCAGTCATTTGCAGCCGTAAATATTTCAGACTGGTACGGCGGGAGCGATTATGCCATTCAGGGAATCGGAAGAATTAATCTGACTAATGACAATCTGGAATCAGGGAATGGCACCAACCCAAGACTGTACCAGATTCCTTTAGCTATTAATGCAGCCAATCAATCAAAGAATGTTCAGAGTGTTACCGTAACCAAAGTATCCGGAGGTGTGCCTAATATCTTTGCATTTTCAGCTGATGCTTATAATGCCTGTTCTGCTCCTACTAATATTATTTCTACGACCACAACTACAACAGCAGTGCTGAGCTGGGCCGCCCCTGCTAATGCTCCATCAGCAGGATATCAGTATTATTACAGTACTTCTTCTACGGCTCCCACTGCAACTACCGTTCCTTCGGGAAGCGTTGCAGCAGGAACTACTTCTGTGAGTCTGAATAATCTGACCACCGGGCAAACCTATTATTTCTGGGTGAGATCAAACTGTGGTTCTTCACAAGGCTTCTGGAAAATGAAAGAATTCGTTACAGGACAGATATCCACTACATACTCTGCAGGAGATATCAATACAGAATACAGCGACCTTACTCCAACCACTACATCCACTGCAAGCTGTCCGGGTACTCTTACCGTAAACGTTCCTGCCGGGTTTAAGATAAAATCTACCAGTGTATCTTATACCATGACGGCGCAGGCGGGGGCATGGATGTCTGAACAGAAAAGTTTGCTGGTTTGCACAACCAACGGCAATACTGAAACGGAAGTTTCTTCAGGATCTTCTTCTTCGGGAGGAACCTACTCTTACAACAGAACCGGCCTGGCTATTGCCAACAATTTAACAGGCAATGTAAATTTCGAATTAAGAGCATGGAGAATGTGGGGTGACCAAAGTTTAGGGTGTGATGCTTCTTATAACAGAGTTGACAACAATACATGGACGGTAACGGTAACTTTGGAGCCACTGAATTTAGCAACGAATGAAACAAAAACAGAGAAGCCGATATTAGCATACCCTAATCCGTTTACAGATGTTCTGAATATTGATAAAGCTGACCAGGTGAAACATGCTGTAGTAACTGATCTTTCAGGAGTCGTAGTGAAAACTTTTGACAATCCTTCTTCAGGATTACATCTTGAAGGGGTAAAAGCAGGTATTTATATTCTAACGTTGACGATGAAAGACGGCGCCGTTAAAAGCACGAAAATTATTAAAAGATAA